From Skermanella sp. TT6, a single genomic window includes:
- a CDS encoding patatin-like phospholipase family protein, with translation MPDETSLIRTRPRIGLALGAGVARGWAHIGVLRGLKRLGIEPDIVTGTSVGALVGGSFLAGHLDTLEEWARNLSRMKIVSYLDLRVRSGGLIGGGRLMAEMKKHMGDQQIEDLPIPFAAIATDLVTGHEVWLRTGGLAEALRASFSLPGVFPPICIDQRWLVDGALVDPVPVAACRALGAEMVIAVNLNADILGKARKPGASIATAAGFDLLQALEETQQAPETPPPSRLDALTRRVFSRDYEGPSLFGVMVSSLGIITDRIGRARLATDPPDVQIAPRLGHVGLLEFDRASDAIEEGAAATERAVPDLADAIRVFSANLRDTAR, from the coding sequence ATGCCAGACGAAACCAGCCTGATCCGCACCCGCCCCCGCATCGGCCTGGCGCTCGGTGCCGGCGTGGCGCGCGGGTGGGCGCATATAGGCGTCCTTCGCGGCCTCAAGCGCCTCGGCATCGAGCCGGACATCGTCACCGGAACCTCGGTCGGGGCCCTGGTCGGCGGCTCTTTCCTCGCCGGCCATCTCGACACGCTGGAGGAATGGGCGCGCAATCTCAGCCGCATGAAGATCGTCAGCTACCTGGACCTGCGGGTGCGCAGCGGCGGCCTGATCGGCGGCGGCCGCCTGATGGCGGAGATGAAGAAGCATATGGGCGACCAGCAGATAGAGGATTTGCCGATCCCTTTCGCCGCCATCGCGACCGACCTGGTCACCGGCCACGAGGTATGGCTGAGGACGGGCGGGCTCGCGGAAGCGCTGCGCGCGTCCTTCTCGCTGCCGGGCGTCTTTCCGCCGATCTGCATCGACCAGCGCTGGCTGGTGGACGGCGCCCTGGTCGACCCCGTTCCGGTGGCGGCCTGCCGGGCGCTGGGCGCCGAGATGGTGATCGCGGTCAACCTCAATGCCGACATCCTGGGCAAGGCCCGCAAGCCCGGCGCCAGCATCGCGACGGCGGCGGGCTTCGACCTGCTCCAGGCCTTGGAGGAGACCCAGCAGGCGCCCGAGACGCCGCCGCCGTCCCGCCTGGACGCCCTGACCCGGCGCGTCTTTAGCCGCGACTACGAGGGGCCGAGCCTGTTCGGCGTAATGGTGTCCTCTCTGGGGATCATCACCGACAGGATCGGGCGCGCGCGCCTCGCGACCGATCCGCCCGACGTCCAGATCGCTCCGCGGCTCGGCCATGTCGGGCTGCTGGAGTTCGACCGGGCGTCCGACGCGATCGAGGAGGGCGCCGCCGCGACCGAGCGGGCCGTCCCCGACCTTGCCGACGCGATCCGGGTGTTCAGTGCCAACCTGCGGGATACCGCGCGCTGA
- a CDS encoding ABC transporter ATP-binding protein has protein sequence MTRNFDKPTTRHTATWPLLKRLVLTYLKPYRWILAQALIWMAVAAGTTGAMAKLMEPIIDEVFQNRNQDMLFPVAAGVLIAFGLRGISTYFHSVQMNKIGQRIVADVQGDMYAHLLRSDLSFFHGTSAGQLISRMVNDVGLMRLAVAECLTGLGKSVLTLVILIAVMFHQDWVLATGAFIAFPLAAYFVARIGKRLRKVSANTQAELGHFSTILNQTLQGARHVKAYGMETYEQKRVGGIIENLYELVHKGFRVSAMSGPVTEVLSGLAIVTVIVYGGYQVINGERTAGALFSFITAFLLAYEPMKRMAKLNGQLQGGLAAADRVFALLDTAPAIVDRAGARTLDVTRHDIRFEAVRFSYGDEEKQALHGITLDVPDGQTVALVGPSGAGKSTLLNLIPRFYDVAGGAVRIGGVDVRDVTLESLRSHIALVSQEVALFDDTIRANIAYGRIGATDEEVLAAAKAAAAHDFILRLPDGYDTLVGEFGVKLSGGQRQRISIARAMLRNAPILLLDEATSALDTESERAVQGALKALQEGRSTLVVAHRLSTIVDADRIYVIDEGRVAETGTHSELLRRNGIYARLWGLQSGMASGGAEKAVGAEIG, from the coding sequence GTGACCAGAAACTTCGACAAGCCGACGACCCGCCACACGGCCACCTGGCCGTTGCTGAAGCGGCTGGTGCTGACCTACCTGAAGCCCTACCGCTGGATCCTGGCGCAAGCGCTGATATGGATGGCCGTGGCGGCGGGGACCACTGGCGCCATGGCCAAGCTGATGGAACCGATCATCGACGAGGTGTTCCAGAACCGCAACCAGGATATGCTGTTTCCGGTCGCGGCCGGTGTGCTTATCGCCTTCGGGTTGCGGGGGATATCGACCTACTTCCACAGCGTCCAGATGAACAAAATCGGCCAGCGGATCGTGGCCGACGTGCAGGGCGACATGTATGCCCACCTGCTGCGTTCCGATCTGTCGTTCTTCCACGGCACGTCGGCCGGACAGCTGATCTCGCGCATGGTCAACGATGTCGGGCTGATGCGCCTCGCCGTCGCGGAATGTCTGACCGGGCTGGGCAAGAGCGTGCTGACCCTGGTGATCCTGATAGCGGTGATGTTCCACCAGGATTGGGTGCTGGCGACCGGCGCCTTCATCGCCTTCCCACTGGCGGCCTATTTCGTGGCGCGAATCGGCAAGCGGCTGCGCAAGGTCTCCGCCAACACCCAGGCGGAGCTGGGCCACTTCTCGACCATCCTGAACCAGACGCTCCAGGGTGCCCGCCACGTCAAGGCGTACGGGATGGAGACGTACGAGCAAAAGCGGGTCGGCGGAATCATCGAGAACCTGTACGAACTGGTCCACAAGGGCTTCAGGGTCTCGGCCATGTCCGGCCCGGTGACGGAGGTCCTGAGCGGCCTTGCGATCGTCACGGTGATCGTCTACGGCGGCTACCAGGTGATCAACGGGGAACGCACCGCCGGCGCCCTGTTCTCCTTCATCACCGCGTTCCTGCTGGCCTACGAGCCGATGAAGCGCATGGCGAAGCTGAACGGCCAGCTCCAGGGCGGCCTCGCCGCGGCCGACCGGGTCTTCGCCCTGCTCGACACGGCGCCCGCGATCGTCGACCGGGCGGGCGCCCGTACGCTCGACGTGACCCGGCACGACATCCGGTTCGAGGCCGTGCGTTTCTCATACGGCGACGAGGAGAAGCAGGCGCTGCACGGGATCACGCTCGACGTGCCGGACGGTCAGACGGTGGCGCTGGTCGGCCCGTCGGGGGCCGGCAAGTCGACGCTGCTGAACCTGATCCCGCGGTTCTACGACGTCGCGGGCGGCGCGGTCCGGATCGGCGGGGTCGATGTTCGCGACGTGACCTTGGAGAGCCTGCGCAGCCATATCGCCCTGGTGAGCCAGGAGGTGGCGCTGTTCGACGACACGATCCGGGCCAACATCGCCTATGGCCGGATCGGCGCCACGGACGAGGAAGTCCTCGCCGCCGCCAAGGCCGCCGCAGCCCACGACTTCATCCTGCGCCTGCCGGACGGCTACGACACCTTGGTCGGCGAGTTCGGCGTCAAGCTCTCGGGCGGCCAGCGCCAGCGGATCTCGATCGCTCGCGCGATGCTGCGGAACGCTCCGATCCTGCTGCTGGACGAGGCGACATCGGCCCTCGACACCGAGTCCGAGCGCGCCGTCCAGGGCGCCCTCAAGGCCTTGCAGGAGGGCCGGTCGACGCTCGTGGTCGCGCACCGGCTGTCCACGATCGTCGATGCCGACCGGATCTACGTCATCGACGAGGGCCGGGTCGCCGAAACCGGGACCCATTCCGAGTTGCTTCGGCGGAACGGGATCTATGCCCGGCTGTGGGGCCTGCAGAGCGGAATGGCCTCCGGTGGAGCGGAGAAAGCCGTCGGGGCGGAAATCGGCTGA
- a CDS encoding NAD(P)-dependent oxidoreductase, which translates to MPDIVISEPMHEAAVHDLGRSFEVRYDHALARDGAALSGAVADARALIVRDRTIIDADLLAAAPRLRVIGCLGACAEQVDLEACRARGIEIHAYEAGAEQTPADRVVAGLVRLLGRSGWMPGNGDRTLGLVGFNPAAREIAGRARALGLTVWAYDPLVDRESPLWADLGVHPSGLLHLLETCDAVSLHLRLTDETRELIDWETITEMRPGAVLINASHPGLVDNGAVIGAVRSGRLAGALLDLEEGDSEPELDTRNAADARIGALIAHKVRTTLERREEA; encoded by the coding sequence GTGCCAGATATCGTCATTTCCGAGCCCATGCACGAAGCCGCGGTCCATGACCTGGGGCGCAGCTTCGAAGTCCGATACGACCATGCCCTGGCGCGCGACGGCGCCGCCCTGAGCGGAGCCGTGGCCGATGCCCGGGCGCTCATCGTGCGCGACCGCACCATCATCGACGCGGATCTGCTCGCCGCGGCTCCCCGCCTGCGGGTGATCGGTTGCCTGGGCGCCTGCGCGGAGCAGGTCGACCTGGAAGCCTGCCGCGCCCGTGGGATAGAGATCCACGCCTACGAGGCCGGGGCGGAGCAGACGCCGGCCGACCGGGTCGTCGCCGGGCTGGTGCGCCTGCTCGGCCGCTCCGGCTGGATGCCCGGCAACGGCGACCGCACCCTGGGCCTCGTCGGGTTCAATCCCGCCGCCCGGGAGATCGCCGGCCGTGCCCGCGCCCTGGGGCTGACCGTGTGGGCCTACGACCCGCTGGTCGATCGGGAGAGCCCGCTGTGGGCCGACCTCGGCGTCCATCCCTCAGGCCTGCTCCACCTGCTCGAAACCTGCGACGCGGTCAGCCTGCATCTCCGACTGACGGACGAGACCCGCGAGCTGATCGACTGGGAAACCATCACCGAGATGCGCCCGGGCGCCGTCCTGATCAACGCCTCCCATCCGGGCCTGGTCGACAACGGCGCCGTCATCGGCGCGGTCCGGTCCGGCCGCCTGGCAGGCGCGCTGCTCGACCTGGAAGAGGGCGATTCCGAACCCGAGCTCGACACCCGCAACGCGGCCGACGCGCGGATCGGCGCCTTGATCGCCCACAAGGTTCGGACCACACTGGAGCGGCGCGAGGAAGCCTGA
- a CDS encoding M81 family metallopeptidase, which translates to MRVVIALLKHETNTFSPVPTPLERFGNGGPAWGADAFRAYRKTATPMGAFIDLAEAEGADIATPVAAEAWPSGPVSDDAYARLTDSILEEVSRGCDCVLLDLHGAMVTRSFEDGEGELLARVRAAAPHVPIGVALDLHGNLSEKIVSNATAIAGFKTYPHVDMYETGDRVGRIALGALKGTCRPAMAWGNRPMLPHVMRMGTAEAPMRDLVQEARRLEQAGALAVSVFGGFPHADIRDAGISVVTVTEGDPAGAQTIRDGLLDEAWRRREEFVYHAEPLARSVARAAALADGPVLLLDHSDNCGSGGTQDVTAVLAEIMRQGLKDVVAFAIHDPASVARLVEAGVGTRVTIDIGGRLPMPAIGLEGKPLTVTGTVRVITDGEYTIRGPMYTGVRVGMGRTVVLDTGAVEIVLIERHHEPWDLGCLLSLGIDPAAKKYIMLKSRIHYRAGFQPIARHIVECAGEGVTTSDYGRLRFERVRRPIFPLDKM; encoded by the coding sequence ATGCGTGTCGTCATCGCGCTGCTGAAGCACGAAACGAACACCTTTTCTCCCGTGCCCACGCCGCTGGAACGGTTCGGCAACGGCGGGCCGGCCTGGGGAGCGGACGCGTTCCGCGCCTACCGCAAGACCGCCACCCCGATGGGCGCCTTCATCGACCTCGCCGAGGCGGAGGGCGCCGACATCGCGACCCCCGTCGCCGCGGAGGCCTGGCCCAGCGGGCCGGTCAGCGACGACGCCTATGCCCGGCTGACCGACTCGATCCTGGAGGAGGTCTCCCGGGGTTGCGACTGCGTGCTTCTCGACCTGCACGGCGCCATGGTGACCCGCAGCTTCGAGGACGGCGAGGGCGAGCTTCTGGCCCGCGTCCGCGCCGCCGCTCCCCACGTGCCGATCGGCGTGGCGCTCGACCTTCATGGCAATCTTTCCGAGAAGATCGTATCCAACGCGACCGCCATCGCCGGGTTCAAGACCTATCCCCACGTCGACATGTACGAGACCGGGGATCGCGTCGGACGCATCGCGCTGGGTGCCCTGAAGGGAACTTGCCGGCCGGCCATGGCCTGGGGCAACCGGCCGATGCTGCCGCACGTGATGCGCATGGGCACGGCAGAGGCTCCCATGCGCGACCTCGTGCAGGAGGCACGGCGCCTGGAACAGGCCGGCGCCCTCGCGGTCAGCGTGTTCGGCGGCTTCCCCCATGCGGATATCCGCGACGCCGGGATCAGCGTGGTCACGGTGACCGAGGGCGATCCGGCCGGCGCACAGACGATCCGAGACGGCCTGCTGGACGAAGCCTGGCGCCGCCGGGAGGAGTTCGTCTACCACGCCGAGCCGCTGGCCCGCTCGGTCGCGCGGGCCGCCGCCCTCGCCGACGGGCCGGTGCTCCTGCTCGACCATTCCGACAATTGCGGATCGGGCGGCACCCAGGACGTGACCGCCGTGCTTGCGGAGATCATGCGGCAGGGCTTGAAGGACGTCGTCGCCTTCGCCATCCACGACCCGGCCTCGGTCGCGCGGCTGGTCGAGGCCGGGGTCGGCACGCGCGTCACGATCGACATCGGCGGCAGGCTGCCGATGCCTGCCATAGGCTTGGAAGGGAAGCCGCTCACCGTCACCGGCACCGTCCGGGTCATCACCGACGGCGAGTACACGATCCGGGGGCCGATGTACACGGGAGTGCGCGTCGGCATGGGGCGCACGGTCGTGCTCGACACCGGCGCGGTCGAGATCGTGCTGATCGAGCGCCACCACGAGCCTTGGGACCTGGGCTGCCTGCTCAGCCTCGGCATCGACCCGGCGGCGAAGAAATACATCATGCTGAAGTCGCGGATCCATTATCGTGCGGGCTTCCAGCCCATCGCCCGGCACATCGTGGAATGCGCCGGCGAGGGCGTGACCACCTCGGACTATGGCCGGCTCCGTTTCGAGCGGGTCCGCCGTCCGATCTTTCCACTCGACAAGATGTGA
- a CDS encoding type 1 glutamine amidotransferase: MRILVVQNSRRAPAGLLGEYLSEFGADLVTVTPPDGEALPAGIDGFDGALVLGGPQFAGDDQANPYLPDLMDLMRRFAEADRPLLGVCLGAQLLARAHGERVYKHVQVERGFCPVHRTEAGAEDPVLGSLGPVRHIMQWHYDTFDLPPGAVLLATGPDCANQAFRLGDTQYGLQFHPEVTPEIVRDWVAMFRTEAGPDEDYDAVAREMEAGLAEHLPEAAAFARELARNWLDLAARRADR; encoded by the coding sequence GTGCGTATCCTCGTAGTCCAGAACAGCCGGCGCGCGCCCGCCGGACTGCTCGGCGAATACCTGTCGGAATTCGGCGCCGACCTCGTCACAGTCACCCCGCCGGACGGTGAAGCCCTGCCAGCCGGTATCGACGGATTCGACGGCGCCCTGGTGCTCGGCGGCCCGCAGTTCGCAGGCGACGACCAGGCCAATCCCTACCTGCCGGACCTGATGGACCTGATGCGCCGCTTCGCTGAGGCGGACCGGCCGCTGCTGGGCGTCTGCCTGGGCGCCCAACTCCTGGCCCGGGCGCATGGCGAGCGGGTCTACAAGCATGTCCAGGTGGAACGCGGCTTCTGCCCGGTCCACCGGACCGAGGCCGGCGCCGAGGACCCGGTGCTGGGTTCGCTGGGACCTGTGCGCCACATCATGCAGTGGCACTACGACACCTTCGACCTGCCACCCGGCGCCGTCCTGCTGGCGACCGGACCGGACTGCGCCAACCAGGCTTTCCGGCTGGGCGATACCCAGTACGGCCTCCAGTTCCACCCGGAAGTCACGCCGGAGATCGTCCGCGACTGGGTCGCCATGTTCCGCACCGAAGCCGGCCCGGACGAGGATTACGACGCGGTCGCCCGGGAGATGGAAGCAGGTCTGGCCGAGCATCTGCCGGAAGCCGCCGCCTTCGCCCGCGAACTGGCGCGCAACTGGCTCGATCTGGCGGCCCGTCGGGCGGATCGATAG
- a CDS encoding peptidoglycan-binding domain-containing protein codes for MAIDLAQFRLPEAVNMPRIGATPIVVIGLLSASLFGLFYLAALNNPGIVRPPKPVAAAPERPVAQPVREAATPVPSVPAPPAAPAPERPRPATRAELREIQTLLKAAGYDPGPADGLMGPKTHGAIAAFRRDHGIAAGAEPDSVLLEAVRAARR; via the coding sequence ATGGCGATCGATCTTGCCCAGTTCAGGCTTCCGGAAGCCGTGAACATGCCGCGCATCGGAGCCACCCCCATCGTCGTGATCGGGTTGCTGTCGGCGTCGCTGTTCGGACTTTTCTATCTCGCGGCCCTGAACAATCCCGGCATCGTCCGCCCGCCCAAACCGGTCGCCGCCGCGCCGGAACGGCCGGTCGCTCAGCCGGTGCGCGAGGCGGCGACGCCCGTTCCCAGCGTCCCGGCACCCCCGGCGGCGCCGGCGCCGGAGCGTCCGAGGCCGGCGACCCGGGCGGAGCTGCGGGAGATCCAGACGCTGCTGAAGGCCGCCGGCTACGATCCCGGCCCGGCCGACGGGCTGATGGGGCCGAAGACCCACGGGGCGATCGCGGCGTTCAGGCGTGACCACGGGATCGCGGCCGGAGCGGAGCCTGATTCCGTCCTGCTGGAGGCGGTGCGGGCGGCACGGCGATAG
- a CDS encoding rRNA large subunit pseudouridine synthase E — protein sequence MRPGRRGRLILFNKPYDVLSQFTDREQGRATLADYIGIPGVYVAGRLDRDSEGLLVLTDDGALNTRIADPRHKRPKTYWAQVEGVPDEAALEALRRGVTLKDGPTLPAGARLIGEPADVWPRDPPIRYRASIPTSWIELTLREGRNRQVRRMTAAVGFPTLRLIRRAVGDWSVEGLAPGEWREISVTSRQGS from the coding sequence GTGAGGCCGGGACGGCGGGGCAGGCTCATCCTGTTCAACAAGCCCTACGACGTGCTCTCGCAGTTCACCGACCGGGAGCAGGGTCGGGCGACCCTGGCCGACTACATCGGGATCCCCGGCGTCTACGTCGCGGGCCGCCTGGACCGCGACAGCGAGGGGCTGCTGGTCCTGACCGACGACGGCGCCCTGAACACGCGGATCGCCGATCCGCGCCACAAGCGGCCCAAGACCTACTGGGCCCAGGTCGAAGGCGTTCCGGACGAGGCGGCGCTCGAGGCGCTTCGCCGCGGCGTGACGCTGAAGGACGGGCCGACGCTGCCGGCCGGCGCGCGGCTGATCGGCGAGCCGGCGGACGTCTGGCCGCGCGACCCGCCGATCCGCTATCGCGCGAGCATCCCGACCTCCTGGATCGAGTTGACGCTCCGCGAGGGGCGCAACCGGCAGGTCCGCCGGATGACCGCGGCGGTCGGGTTTCCGACCCTTCGCCTGATCCGGCGCGCGGTGGGCGACTGGTCCGTCGAGGGTCTGGCTCCCGGCGAATGGCGTGAGATTTCCGTCACCTCCAGGCAGGGAAGCTGA
- the msrA gene encoding peptide-methionine (S)-S-oxide reductase MsrA, with the protein MEKATFGAGCFWGVEAAFRHVDGVTDTTVGYLGGTRDNPTYDDVCTDQTGHAEVVQVEYEPARVSYAQLLDVFWQIHDPTTLNCQGPDVGTQYRSAIFTHSPEQEAEARASKERAQASGRFVRPIVTEITPASTFWRAEEYHQRYLERRGMASCHI; encoded by the coding sequence ATGGAGAAAGCGACTTTCGGTGCCGGTTGCTTCTGGGGGGTGGAGGCGGCGTTCCGCCATGTGGACGGGGTGACCGACACGACCGTAGGCTATCTCGGCGGGACCCGGGACAACCCGACCTATGACGACGTCTGCACCGACCAGACCGGCCATGCGGAGGTCGTCCAGGTCGAGTACGAACCGGCGCGCGTATCCTATGCGCAGCTCCTGGACGTATTCTGGCAGATCCACGATCCGACCACCCTGAACTGCCAGGGGCCGGACGTCGGTACCCAGTACCGCTCCGCCATCTTCACCCATTCGCCGGAGCAGGAGGCGGAGGCCCGGGCATCGAAGGAGCGTGCCCAGGCTTCCGGCCGGTTCGTCCGGCCGATCGTGACGGAGATCACCCCGGCCTCCACCTTCTGGCGGGCGGAGGAGTATCACCAGCGCTACCTGGAACGCCGCGGCATGGCTTCCTGCCACATATGA
- a CDS encoding dienelactone hydrolase family protein: MPDIMIDVHDQQMPAYLAEPDSRRAGGVVLIHEIFGLNRSMRETADRFAKAGFLTVCPDLTWRQGNLPELEPGTDQALEEGRRRMAELTDEQMLDDVRAAVLHLREMDPCNERVATVGYCMGGRIAYLMACRGDTQANVAYYGTRIEKHLGEAVKLTRPFMMHLGADDPFIPPETRKRLVERLCPVAGVAIHTYPGVGHGFARPGTAGAAAEAGKLADQRTFDFLGLYLR, from the coding sequence ATGCCGGACATAATGATCGACGTGCATGACCAGCAGATGCCGGCTTACCTGGCCGAGCCCGACAGCCGGCGCGCCGGCGGGGTCGTCCTGATACACGAGATTTTCGGGCTCAACCGATCGATGCGCGAGACGGCCGACCGGTTCGCGAAAGCCGGGTTCCTGACCGTCTGCCCCGACCTGACCTGGCGGCAGGGCAACCTGCCGGAGCTGGAGCCGGGAACCGACCAGGCGCTCGAGGAGGGCAGGCGCCGGATGGCCGAGCTGACCGACGAGCAGATGCTGGACGATGTCAGGGCCGCGGTACTCCACCTGCGGGAGATGGACCCCTGCAACGAGCGGGTCGCGACAGTGGGCTACTGCATGGGCGGGCGCATCGCCTACCTCATGGCATGCCGCGGTGATACGCAGGCCAACGTCGCCTATTACGGCACCCGGATCGAGAAGCACCTCGGCGAGGCGGTGAAGCTGACCCGCCCGTTCATGATGCACCTGGGCGCGGACGATCCCTTCATCCCGCCCGAAACGCGCAAGCGCCTGGTGGAGCGCCTGTGCCCCGTTGCGGGGGTCGCCATTCATACCTATCCTGGCGTCGGCCACGGCTTCGCCCGGCCCGGCACCGCCGGGGCGGCGGCGGAAGCGGGCAAGCTGGCGGACCAGCGCACCTTCGATTTCCTGGGCCTGTACCTGCGCTGA
- the mepA gene encoding penicillin-insensitive murein endopeptidase — MTPRLSALLLAVGITLCSGLTAEAQPSKSGDWGKVAAPAPGPPRIFGSYTNGCIAGARSLPPEGPGHQVVRLSRNRYFGHPETVDYLLNLGRRVAGAGLGIALIGDMSQPRGGPMAFGHASHEIGLDADIWFRLDLPPLPRSGRENLDLPSMVDFAARRVDPRRFTAKQADLVRFAAMDPRVARIFVNPAIKQALCERPWSDRSWLRLVRPWHGHDAHFHVRLNCPADQPDCVSQDAPPEGDGCGAELADWLARLTPPAKAPAKPRAAPSRPAPAPVPAACTGVLAMPPR, encoded by the coding sequence ATGACGCCCAGGCTTTCGGCTCTCCTGCTTGCCGTCGGAATCACCCTCTGCTCGGGGCTTACCGCCGAGGCCCAGCCAAGCAAATCGGGAGATTGGGGCAAGGTCGCGGCGCCCGCGCCCGGACCGCCCAGGATCTTCGGTTCATACACGAACGGGTGTATCGCCGGCGCCCGCTCCCTGCCGCCCGAGGGACCGGGGCACCAAGTCGTCCGCCTGTCGCGGAACCGCTATTTCGGCCATCCCGAAACCGTCGACTACCTGCTCAACCTCGGGCGCCGCGTCGCCGGAGCGGGGCTGGGCATAGCCTTGATCGGGGACATGTCCCAGCCGCGCGGCGGGCCGATGGCGTTCGGCCACGCCAGCCACGAGATCGGCCTGGATGCCGATATCTGGTTCCGTCTCGACCTGCCGCCCCTGCCCCGCTCCGGACGCGAGAACCTCGACCTGCCCAGCATGGTCGATTTCGCGGCGAGGCGGGTCGATCCCCGGCGCTTCACGGCCAAGCAGGCCGACCTCGTCCGGTTCGCGGCGATGGATCCCCGGGTCGCCCGCATCTTCGTCAATCCCGCCATCAAGCAGGCGCTGTGCGAGCGCCCCTGGAGCGACCGGTCCTGGCTTCGGCTGGTCCGCCCGTGGCACGGGCACGACGCCCATTTCCATGTCAGGCTGAACTGCCCCGCCGACCAGCCCGACTGCGTCTCCCAGGATGCGCCGCCCGAAGGGGACGGCTGCGGAGCCGAACTGGCGGACTGGCTGGCCAGACTGACGCCGCCGGCCAAGGCGCCGGCCAAACCCCGGGCCGCGCCGTCCCGGCCGGCTCCCGCACCGGTGCCGGCCGCCTGCACCGGCGTGCTCGCGATGCCGCCCCGTTAG
- a CDS encoding GntR family transcriptional regulator, with protein sequence MARLGEAGTVQFSKARKGSVLYDDLRRQIVKGGLKPGDPMLEITVAREYGCSQGTVREALMRLREDGLVVRSGYRGTTVSVTGPPEAREMQFLRLHLETQGIRRAAPLADESLLMRLSRVVEDMERVAEAGDEYALTELDCEFHLAIFARAGMPALDAILSRCLLHLHRLTLAEPGRTRPLLISARRHWDVVEALRTRDPETAVTAITHHINTVLESGLAGEEG encoded by the coding sequence ATGGCGCGGCTCGGCGAGGCGGGAACGGTCCAGTTCAGCAAGGCACGCAAGGGCAGCGTGCTCTATGACGACCTGCGAAGGCAGATCGTCAAGGGCGGGCTGAAACCCGGCGATCCCATGCTGGAGATAACCGTCGCCCGGGAATACGGATGCAGCCAGGGCACGGTCCGCGAAGCGCTGATGCGCCTGCGGGAGGACGGGCTCGTGGTCCGCAGCGGCTACCGCGGGACGACGGTTTCCGTCACCGGGCCGCCCGAGGCTCGGGAGATGCAGTTCCTTCGCCTTCATTTGGAGACGCAGGGCATCCGCCGGGCCGCACCGCTGGCCGACGAAAGCCTCCTCATGCGCCTGTCCAGGGTGGTCGAAGACATGGAACGGGTGGCCGAGGCCGGCGACGAGTATGCCCTGACCGAACTGGATTGCGAGTTCCACCTCGCGATCTTCGCCCGGGCCGGGATGCCGGCGCTCGACGCGATCCTCAGCCGCTGCCTGCTCCACCTGCATCGGCTGACGCTGGCCGAACCGGGCCGCACCCGCCCGCTGTTGATCTCCGCCCGGCGCCACTGGGACGTGGTCGAGGCACTGCGGACCCGCGATCCCGAGACCGCGGTGACGGCGATCACCCATCACATCAACACCGTTCTGGAATCCGGCCTGGCCGGGGAGGAGGGCTGA